The sequence ATTACCGGGCGCAGGGTACACTCGGCGAGTACCTCGCGGCCAACGGCATTCCGGCCATCGACGGCATCGACACGCGCCGGCTCACGCGTGTGCTGCGCAGTGAAGGCGCGATGCGCGGCTATCTCACCGGAGAGGAACTCGGCGACGAGGAATTACGCGCGCGCGTGGCGGCAGTGCCCGACATCTCGAGCGCGGACCTCGCCGCGCGCGTCAGCACGCCTGAAACATACACATGGACAGAGACTGCGCGCTGGGACTACGGCACTCCCGCGGCCGCGCGCCGCTACCGCGTGGCCGTGCTCGATTACGGCGTGAAGCACAACATACTGCGCCGCCTCGCCACCTTCGGTTGCGACCTCACCGTGTTTCCCTCCACCGCCGACGCCGCCGCGGTGCTCGCAGCAGAACCCGACGGGATTTTCCTCTCGAACGGCCCGGGCGATCCGGGATCCGTGGCGCAGGCCGTCGACACCATCAAGGGCCTGCTGGGCCGCGCGCCCATATTCGGCATATGCCTCGGACATCAACTGCTCGCGCTCGCCTTCGGCGCGCGCACGTACAAACTGAAGTTCGGACACCGCGGTGCGAATCATCCCGTGATGTTTCTTCGCGACCGCAGCATCGAGATCACATCGCAGAATCACGGCTTCGCCGTGGATGCCGCCACGCTGCCTTCCGACCTTGAACTCACGCACCTCAACTTGAACGACAACACGGTCGAGGGATTCCGGCATCGCGACCTGCTCGTATTCTGCGTGCAGTATCATCCCGAGGCGAGCCCGGGTCCGCACGACAGCGACTATCTCTTCCGCGAGTTTTGCGGTTTGATGGACGCCGCCGCCGGCTGAAAAAGAAAGGACACACCATGCGACGCCTGATCCTTCTCCTCATGGCGTTGACAGTCAGCGCCTGCGCGCAACGGAAACAGGAGGACACACACATGGAGAAAGCGACATTCGGAGCCGGATGCTTCTGGTGCGTCGAGGCCGTATTCGAACGCCTTCCGGGCGTCTCGGCCGTCGAGGCCGGCTACGCCGGCGGACATGTGGCGAATCCGACCTATGAACAGGTATGCACGGGCAGCACAGGCCACGCGGAAGTGGCCCAGATCACCTTCGATCCGAAAGTGATCAGCTACGAGACGCTGCTCGAGATGTTGTGGAAATCGCACGATCCGACGACACTCAACCGCCAGGGCGCGGACGCGGGCACACAATACCGTTCCGCCATTTTTACACACAGCGACGCGCAGCGGCTCGCGGCCGAAAAATCGAAGGCGCAGGCCCAGTCGTTATTCGATCGCCCCATCGTGACGGAGATTGTGCCGCTCGAAAAATTCTACGCGGCCGAGAATTATCATCAGGATTACTTCCGGAACAACCGCGCGGCGCCTTACTGCCGCTTGGTGATCGAGCCGAAACTTAAAAAACTCAACATCCCCCACTGACGCAGCACCTCGCCGCGCATGCGTTTCCTGGCCTTTGCCGACATACACGGACGTTTCGACACGGTGCTGCGCATCGTGGACGCGGAGCATTGCGACGGCGTGCTCCTCGCGGGCGATCTGACCGCGCGGTCGATCGGCGAGGTGGAGCACGGCGTGCGTGAACTCTTCGCACGCGGCAAATGGGTGCTGGGCGTGGCGGGCAACATCGACACACGTTCCACCGACCACCTGCTCGAGAGTTTCGAGGCGAGCATCAACGGCGAGGGACGCCTGATTGGCGACATCGGTTTCTTCGGCGCGTCGGGAGGTCCGATTACAACACTCCGCATGCCGTACGAACTCACCGAGACGCAGTTGCTCGAGGAGGCGGAACGCGGGTACGCGGAAGTGCGCAGCGCGCGCAAGACGGTGTTTGTACCACATGCCCCGCCCTACGGCACGCGGCTCGACCTCACACGCGAAGGACGCCACGCGGGCAGCACCGCCGTGCGCGAGTTCATCGAGGCTCGGCTTCCCGACCTTGTCGTGTGCGGCCATATCCACGAGGCCCGCGGCATCGAATATATCGACGGCTCGACCATCGTCAATTGCGGGTCCGCCGCCGAGGGATCGTATTGTGTGATCGACCTCGGCGACGAACTGCGCGTCGAAATGCGGACGCTCGAAGAGCCGTCCGCGAACTGATTACGCGGCCGTTTTGGCTGCCGACGCCGCGGCGGAGGCCATGGCCTTCTTCCCCAGTTCCTTGTCGATGAAATAGAGGCCGCGGCCTTCGTGGCCGATCATGCGGATCTTGTCGAGCAGTGCCGAGAACAGCGCTTCCTCCTCGTGCTGTTCCGACACGTACCACTGCAGGAAATTCAGCGTCGAATAATCCTTCTCCTCGTAGGCGAGCGCAACGAGTGTGTTGATCCTGCCGGTCACGAATTTCTCGTGCTCGAGGATCTGCGTGAACATCGCTTCGAGAGAGGTGTACTCGTGCTGCGGTTTCTCCTGCGCGGGGACAAGCGCCAGCGCGCCGATCTCGCTCAGATACGTGAACAGCTTCATCCCGTGCATGCGCTCTTCCTCGGCGTGTATCGACAGGAAGGCGGTGCCTCCTTCGAGGCCCTTCACGGCGCACCACGCCGCCATTTGCAGGTAGAGGTTCGACGATTCGAATTCAACACGGATCTGGTCGTTCAGTGTGTCGATCATTTTCTGCGATAACATGGGGACTCCTCGTTTGGTGTATGTGCGTTAAGAAATATCGGCTGTGTCGTTCTTGAGTTTATCCAGCAATTCGCCGCAGACGCGGACGGCGTCGCTTACCTGCGCGATGACACGCTCGCCCGTGCGGCGGACCTTGATTTCGACGTTGCCATCCTTCAGGTGTTTCTCGCCGGCGATGACGTTTAAAGGCAGGCCGAGCAGATCGGCGTCCTTGAATTTGAATCCGGGACTCACACCCGCGCGGTCGTCGAACAACACGTCGAGACCGGCGGCCCCGAATTCCTGGTAGAGCTTCTCGGCGTGTTCACGCACGGTGTCGCTCTCGATCTTCAACGCGGTGAGCTGCAGGTCGAATGGCGCGACGGAAGGGTGCCAGACAATGCCGTCCGCATCGTGACGCTGCTCGATGTGGCAGGCGACCACACGCTCGACACCGATGCCGTACGAACCCATGATGATGGGATGCTCCTCGCCCTTCTCGTCGAGGAAGGTGGCGCGCATGGCCTGCGAGTATTTTGTCCCGAGCTTGAAGATGTGACCGACCTCGATGGCCTTCTTCACACTCAACGGTTTGCCGCCGCGCGGATCCGGTTCACCTTCCACGACGGTGCGCAGATCGTGATACGCGCTGATGTTCGCGTCCCGGTCGAGATCGATGTTTCGGTAGTGGAAGCCATTTTCATTCGCGCCGCTCACCATGCCATTCGCGTGGGCGATGCGGGTGTCGGCGATCTGTGTGATGGCCGACGCGAGATTGATCGGGCCGATCGAGCCCGAGTCCGCGCCCGTGAGTCCGGCAAGCTCCTCGTCGCGCGCGGGGCGCACATGGGCGGCGCCAAGCGCGCCCTGCAGTTTCGCCTCGTTGAGCTGGTCGTTGCCGCACATGAAGATGAGGTACGGTTTCTCGTCGGCGAAATACACGAGCGACTTCGCGCAGCGTGTTTCCTCGATGTCGTACTGTTCGACCAGATCGTCGATACTTTTCGCCGTCGGCGTCGCGAACTTCTCGGCGGGTCCCGGATCCGCCACACGGCCTATCGCGGGAATACCGGACGTGGCTACCTCGATGTTCGCCGCGTAGCCGCTTTCGAGATTAAACGCGCAGAGATCCTCGCCGGCATCGGATTCGACCATGAACTCCTCGGAACCGCTGCCGCCCATGGCGCCGCTCGAGGCGCCGACCACGAAGAAGGTCAGTCCGCAACGCGCATAGATGCGGCAGTAGGCGTCATGATGTTTCCGATAGGACTCGTCGAGCCCCTCCTGCGTCGCATCGAGCGAGTAGGCGTCTTTCATCGTGAACTGCCGGCCGCGGATCACGCCCGACTTCGGACGCGGCTCGTTGCGGAACTTGGTCTGGATCTGATACCAGATCTGCGGCATGTCCTTGTACGACTTTACGAAGGCGCGCGCGATGCTCGTCATGATTTCCTCATGCGTGGGCGCGAGCACGTAGTCGCGGTTCTTCAGATGGAACATCGTGTCGCCGAAGGCCTCGACGCGCCCCGTCTCTTCCCAGATCTCCACAGGATTCAACGCGGGGAGGTGGAATTCCTGACCGCCGATGGCGTCCATTTCCTCGCGGATGATGTTCATCACTTTTTTCCACACCCTGTAGCCGAACGGCAGCAGCGAATAGATGCCCGCGGACAGCGGACGGATCATGCCGGCCCGCAGCATCAATTGATGACTGGGCATTTGCGCGTCGGCGGGAATTTCCTTGAGAGTCGGGACAAAATACTTCGTAAGACGCATGAATGGATCGCTTGTTGATGAGTGCGGTATTGTATAACGAACAGAAAGTCTTACAAGATACTACGCACCCGAGTGGGAAGGAAACGCGGGTGTTTTCGGACGGGCGCCCGATATGACGGGGATACGCGGGGAAACGGCTCACAGCGTCGTGCTTGCACTGTCGTGCATGTGTCGCCGCACAAAATCACGTATTCACACGTATTGCGTGATCGGGTACAGTGGCGTAGGTTACCTCGTCATTCCGCTGCACCGGACTGCTCACCCCAGGGAGTGGGCCCACCGAGCAGAGACGCAGACGTGAATGGACCATTGGATTCACTGCGCCACACAATCATTCGGAGATTTCGCCATGAAATCCGTCGCCTTATGGGCTCTCCTGCCGGTCGTGCTATACGTACTGCTTCCTGCTCTGCCCGTGTACGCGCAGGATGAAGTTCATCCCTGCTGGACAATGGAGTACCTCGACATTCTGAAGAAACAGGATCCATCCCTCGATGGAAAAATGCGCTGGCAGGAGGAAGTGCTTCAAAGCACGCTCCGCGATCAGCGAAGTGCAGCACAAAACTCGCTGCGAAAAACTACGGCGGTGATCACCATTCCCGTGGTGGTGCACATCGTGTATAACACTCCCGCGCAGAACATACCGGACCAGCGTGTCTACGATCAGATCGCCATAACGAACCGCGACTTTGCGGGCCTGAATCCGCATTCGATGTACATGTTCCCGCACTCTCTGAAAGCCGACATGGAAATCCAATACTGTCTGGCACAGAAGGCGCCGGATGGATCTCCCACAACCGGTATCGAACGAGTGTACACCACAAAAACCATGTTTACGGGGGATTCCATCAAGTATACACGTCTTCTTGGTACAGATGCATGGGATCCGACGATCTACATGAACATTTGGGTCTGCAACACCTCGGGGGTGTGCTGGGGCAGATTCCCCGGTACAGGGGTGACCGATGCGTATGGCGTTGTAATGCACCATGGTTATTTCGGGTACATCGATTCCACATTAAACATGGGCAGTGGTGGTGTGACCACGCATGAACTGGGTCATTGCCTGGATCTCCGGCACACATGGGGCGACGATGGCACCGCGTGCACAGGCAGCGACATGGCAGCGGATACACCGAACGAAGCGGGGTACACATCCGGATACCACACGGGCCTGCTCACAGACGTGTGCTCACCAGTGAGTCCGGGAATCATGTACATGAACTTTATGGACTACACCAGTGATCGAGTACTCGCCAACTTCACGCCCGACCAAAAGGCGCGTGCCCAAGCATGTTTTGCATCCCCGAGTGGTCCACTTCTTCCCCTGCTCGCATCCACAGCATGCTCGGCTCCATCGTCCTGTGAAGTGCCAACATCGCTCAAGGCCGGTTCGCTCACGCGCACAAAGGCGACAGTGTCTTGGACTGCAATGGTGAATTCGATTGGTTATAATGTGCGTTACAGGAAAGTCGGCACTACCACCTGGAGTTCGACGTCCTCACCCACAAACAGCAAACAATTGACAGGATTGATCAAGAACACGTTCTACGAATTCCAGGTGCAAAACATATGTTCATCCACTTCCGCGTATTCCCCGTCGAAGACGTTCCAGACACCCAAGACCGGTCCGGCGAAGGAAAACAGCATAAACGAGACGGAGCCGCCCGAAGTCTTCACACTGTTCCCGAATCCGACAGCGGATTATACGAACCTGTTTTACACGCTGACGGAAACCGGTCTCGTCTCGATTCACGTCTTTAATTCGGCGGGAGCCGACGTGGATTATATCGCACCCACGCATCTGCAGGACGCGGGCACCTACACCTTCCAGTACAACGTGTCGCATCTCCCCGCAGGGATGTATTTCATCCGGATCACCGCGGGACCCAATTCTTCTACGCGACTGCTCACCATTCGCCGCTGAGTCCAGTAGTCGTTCTTGCGGTCGCGGGTTCTCGACGAGAGGACCCGCGACCTTGGGTAATGGGACAAACGGCGGCACCCGTACCACTCGGGGAGAATAAACCGGATTCATGACCGAGACCCGCGCGAAGAAGATGGTAAAACACGGGCGCCTGTGTCAGGTTTCGACTCGATGCAGTATCTTTCCATGAACAAACATCCATCGAGTCCGAATATGGGTTGTATTCGCGTGTGGATTCCCGTGCTGTGTCTGTGCGGAGTGCTTACTCCGCTGCACGCGCAGTGGCAGTTAATGGTGCGGCAGGTGCGTTTGTCGGATCTGCCCGTGGTGCACATGAACGTGCTGATGCTCGAGGAGGGCCGGCCGTACGTGCTTGCCGGAAGCTCGACGTGGGAGGTGCAGGTGGACAATGTGCCCGTGCCGGTTGAGGTCACATGTCCCGACACAACGTGGCGCAACTCGGTGGCCATGGTGCTCGACAATTCCGGCTCCATGATCGGCGGACCATTCGACATGCTGCAGTCCGCGGCATCGACGCTGGTGACCGCCTTCGGGATGTATGACGAGGGCGCCATTTTTGCGTACAAGAGCGGGCCTCTGCGTGTGTGTGATTTTACCACGGACAAGGACACCCTCCGCGCATCGATATCCCGCATGCGCGCGTGGGGGAACACGTACATGACCGTCACCGTACTGCAAGCGCTGAGGGAGTTGGTGCAACGCGGCGGGAAACGTTCGCTCGTGGTGTTCAGCGACGGCGTCGATGTGATGCTCGACGACAGCGTGTCGGTCATTCGCGCGATCGCCCTGGGCGGCGAGGTGCGGCTCTTCACCATCGGGTACGGATTCAACTCCAACGGCGACCGCGCGCTGCAGACATTGGCCAACAGTACGGGCGGCCGGCATTGGCACGTGGAGAACGCCTCCCAGTTCAACAACGCGTTCCGTGCCATCGCAGCCGAACTCATCCCGCCCGGATGCCGGCTCAGCTTCCCGCTTCCGCAATGCGCCGTCAGCATACATCCCGTGTTTGTGCAGGCCTGGCTCGACAGCGCCGTGGTGTCGTGGGACTCGACCCTCATCATCCCCTCGCGGCCCGACACCGTGTACCTCTCGCTCGATGCTCCCACTGCGGTGCGCGCGGGCGACGTGGCGGAGGTGGCCGTGACGCTGTCGCCCGCCATGCCCGCGACACTCCCCCTCTCGTTTCGATTCGTACTCCGCTACGACGAACACCTGCTCGACCTCGCCGACGACCGCGTGCGCACCTCCGGCACGCTGCTCGACGGATCAACGGTCTCAATGCGGGCGGCGGGGCCTGGACGTGTTGTCTGCGAAGCCCTGCGCCTGCACCCGCGCGGCGGTGCGGGCGTGTTGTTTACCGTACCCTTCCGCGGCCTCTTCGCCGACAGCAGCCGTGCCGTGCCACTTTCCTTCGAAGAGGCAACTCTTTCATCGGCGTGTGAAAATGTTGTCATGACGCGCGCCGATACGATGGACGTGTGTCAGTGCATCGACGCGCTGCCCCTGCGGCTGCGCGCGGATGTGTATGCGCGCGCCGACACGCCGCTGCACGTGGATATGCTTCTGCCCGCTCCCCTGCTGCGGGAGGGCGGACGTTTCCGCGCGCAGTTGCAGTACGATCGCTCGATGGTGCAGTTCATCGATGTCGCGGCGGCACACGACTCGGTCACGATACGTACGTCCGCCGGCGCGGATCGAATACACATTGACATCATGTTCCCGCGGTCGTCCGGCGACGATTCACTGCTGTGCCGGGCGCGTTTCCGTGTGCGGCAATCGGCACAATCGGCACACACGGCTATGGCACTCCCGGTGGCGAAGGCCTGGGCCGACTGCTGTTACGGCCTCGAGAATCCGCTGCGCGGTGATGTGTCCGTTGACGGGTACTGCAGCGCCCTGCTCGGCCGCCGCGACGGGATTTCGATGGGAACACCGCTCCCGCATCCCGTACACGGCCGCGCGATGCTGCCGGTGTCCGTCAACAGGCCGAGCTCGCGCGCCGTTCGGATCATTCTTTCTGATGCGCACGCCGGCATCGTTTCGATCGTGTACGACGCACCACTGGCGCCCGGAACACATTTCATCCCCATCGACGTTTCGACATTTCCCGCCGGCATGTACGTCTGCATACTCGATGACGGCGAAAAACCCATAGCGCGGAGCATCACCGTGCTGCAATAAACGCCGGTACAGGCGTCGGATAATTCATGGAGCATCGGTGACGGCTGCCTTTTGCTTGTATCGAGTCGGGGGAGACACCACTCAACGAAACCGCAGCAGACGGCCTGTACGATTGGTGGCGCAACCGCGACGTTGGTGCCTGCGCGTTTGTATGGTCGCTCCGTTTTGCGGTTTTGTTCCGATCCGCTAGCTTGTTCCGTCACGAACAATCACATTCATATGCTCGATATCGTACACACTCTCATATCCGAACTTGGTCTGCACGAATGGCAGATCCGCAACGCCCTCACGCTGTTCGCCGAAGGAGCCACCGTTCCATTCGTGGCACGGTACCGCAAGGAACGCACAGGCGAGATGGACGAAGTACAACTGCGCTCCCTTCTCGAGCGGCACACGTATCTGACCGAACTCGAGGACCGCAAGCGTGTCGTTCTCGAATCCATCGAGCAGCAGGGAGCCCTCACCGACGAGCTGCGTGAACGCATCGAGGCCTGCCTGACCAAGACCGAACTCGAAGATCTCTACCTCCCCTACAAACCGCGCAAACGCACACGCGCCACCATTGCGCGCGAACGCGGACTCGCGCCGCTGGCCGAGCAGATCGCCGCATGGAACACACCCGACACAACAAGCACCGACCTGCTTGCCGCGGCGGCAGCGTTTGTGAACGAGGAGGCGGGCGTGCCCACCGCCGCCGACGCACTCGCGGGCGCGTCCGACATACTCGCCGAGGACGTGTCGGAACGCGCGGAATTACGTTCGTGGGTACGCGCATTTTTTGTTGAGACCGGCGTATTCCGTTCAACCGTGAAGAGCGAATTCCCCGCGGGCACAACCAAGTTCGAGATGTATCGCGACTTCTCCGCGCCTGTACAGAGCATCGCGCCGCACAGCATGCTCGCGATGCGCCGTGGCGAACACGAGGGTGTGCTGCTGCTCGAACTGCAGTTCAACGAGGAGGCCGTGCTTGCGCGCATCGAGGGTCGCACGTCCTTCAGCAACGCCGGGGAACTGCGCGAGTTCTGGCGCGGCATGTGCACCGACGCCTTCCGGCGTCTGATGAAAAACACACTCATCGCCGACGTGCGCCTCGAGAAAAAAACCGAGGCCGATGTCGCGTCGATACGCGCCTTCGGCGAGAATCTCCGCGAGCTGCTGCTCGCGCCGCCCGCAGGCATGAAACCCACGCTCGGCATCGATCCGGGCTTCCGCACGGGCTGCAAATGTGCGGTGGTGGACCACACGGGCAAACTCGTCGAATACCGCACCATCCATCCGCACACGGGTGAAGGCAGGTGCACGGAGGCCGCGGAGCAATTGCGCGACCTGCTGCACAGACACGGAAGTCAACTGGTGGCCATCGGCAACGGCACCGCGGGACGCGAGACGCAGGCCTTTGTGGTCGAAGCGTTGAGCGGCAGCGACCTCCGCCCCGTCGTGGTGCTGGTCAACGAATCGGGCGCTTCCATTTACAGCGCGAGCGAGGTGGCGATCGAGGAATTTCCCGATCTCGACCTCACCGTGCGCGGCGCGGTGTCCATCGCGCGCCGCCTGCAGGATCCTTTGGCGGAACTCGTGAAGATCGATCCGAAGTCCATCGGTGTCGGCCAGTATCAGCACGATGTGGACCAGCGCGCGCTGCAGACCGAACTCGATGCCACGGTGGAAAGTTGTGTGAACTACGTGGGAGTGGATCTGAATCTCGCCTCGAAAAAAC comes from Ignavibacteriota bacterium and encodes:
- a CDS encoding VWA domain-containing protein is translated as MNKHPSSPNMGCIRVWIPVLCLCGVLTPLHAQWQLMVRQVRLSDLPVVHMNVLMLEEGRPYVLAGSSTWEVQVDNVPVPVEVTCPDTTWRNSVAMVLDNSGSMIGGPFDMLQSAASTLVTAFGMYDEGAIFAYKSGPLRVCDFTTDKDTLRASISRMRAWGNTYMTVTVLQALRELVQRGGKRSLVVFSDGVDVMLDDSVSVIRAIALGGEVRLFTIGYGFNSNGDRALQTLANSTGGRHWHVENASQFNNAFRAIAAELIPPGCRLSFPLPQCAVSIHPVFVQAWLDSAVVSWDSTLIIPSRPDTVYLSLDAPTAVRAGDVAEVAVTLSPAMPATLPLSFRFVLRYDEHLLDLADDRVRTSGTLLDGSTVSMRAAGPGRVVCEALRLHPRGGAGVLFTVPFRGLFADSSRAVPLSFEEATLSSACENVVMTRADTMDVCQCIDALPLRLRADVYARADTPLHVDMLLPAPLLREGGRFRAQLQYDRSMVQFIDVAAAHDSVTIRTSAGADRIHIDIMFPRSSGDDSLLCRARFRVRQSAQSAHTAMALPVAKAWADCCYGLENPLRGDVSVDGYCSALLGRRDGISMGTPLPHPVHGRAMLPVSVNRPSSRAVRIILSDAHAGIVSIVYDAPLAPGTHFIPIDVSTFPAGMYVCILDDGEKPIARSITVLQ
- a CDS encoding RNA-binding transcriptional accessory protein, whose protein sequence is MLDIVHTLISELGLHEWQIRNALTLFAEGATVPFVARYRKERTGEMDEVQLRSLLERHTYLTELEDRKRVVLESIEQQGALTDELRERIEACLTKTELEDLYLPYKPRKRTRATIARERGLAPLAEQIAAWNTPDTTSTDLLAAAAAFVNEEAGVPTAADALAGASDILAEDVSERAELRSWVRAFFVETGVFRSTVKSEFPAGTTKFEMYRDFSAPVQSIAPHSMLAMRRGEHEGVLLLELQFNEEAVLARIEGRTSFSNAGELREFWRGMCTDAFRRLMKNTLIADVRLEKKTEADVASIRAFGENLRELLLAPPAGMKPTLGIDPGFRTGCKCAVVDHTGKLVEYRTIHPHTGEGRCTEAAEQLRDLLHRHGSQLVAIGNGTAGRETQAFVVEALSGSDLRPVVVLVNESGASIYSASEVAIEEFPDLDLTVRGAVSIARRLQDPLAELVKIDPKSIGVGQYQHDVDQRALQTELDATVESCVNYVGVDLNLASKKLLSYVSGLSPSIAKNIVERRDTRGPYRSRAELLEVPRFGPKAFEQSAGFLRIRGGDHPLDNTAVHPESYHIVEDMARDLGIPVEHIGELASRARSIDAKRYVRGEAGEPTIRDILRELEKPGRDPRAEFRSASFKENVNAITDLVPDMVLEGVVTNVANFGAFVDIGVHQDGLVHISQLADRFVKDPRAVVKVGQVVTVRVLDVNLALKRIALSMKSRS
- the carA gene encoding glutamine-hydrolyzing carbamoyl-phosphate synthase small subunit, encoding MSDTSTAALVLENGAIFRGRSIGAREGAGGEVCFNTSMSGYQEILTDPSYCGQIITMTHPMIGNVGVNAEDVESRRPWASGFVMREYSARSSNYRAQGTLGEYLAANGIPAIDGIDTRRLTRVLRSEGAMRGYLTGEELGDEELRARVAAVPDISSADLAARVSTPETYTWTETARWDYGTPAAARRYRVAVLDYGVKHNILRRLATFGCDLTVFPSTADAAAVLAAEPDGIFLSNGPGDPGSVAQAVDTIKGLLGRAPIFGICLGHQLLALAFGARTYKLKFGHRGANHPVMFLRDRSIEITSQNHGFAVDAATLPSDLELTHLNLNDNTVEGFRHRDLLVFCVQYHPEASPGPHDSDYLFREFCGLMDAAAG
- the ftnA gene encoding non-heme ferritin, which encodes MLSQKMIDTLNDQIRVEFESSNLYLQMAAWCAVKGLEGGTAFLSIHAEEERMHGMKLFTYLSEIGALALVPAQEKPQHEYTSLEAMFTQILEHEKFVTGRINTLVALAYEEKDYSTLNFLQWYVSEQHEEEALFSALLDKIRMIGHEGRGLYFIDKELGKKAMASAAASAAKTAA
- the msrA gene encoding peptide-methionine (S)-S-oxide reductase MsrA, with the translated sequence MRRLILLLMALTVSACAQRKQEDTHMEKATFGAGCFWCVEAVFERLPGVSAVEAGYAGGHVANPTYEQVCTGSTGHAEVAQITFDPKVISYETLLEMLWKSHDPTTLNRQGADAGTQYRSAIFTHSDAQRLAAEKSKAQAQSLFDRPIVTEIVPLEKFYAAENYHQDYFRNNRAAPYCRLVIEPKLKKLNIPH
- a CDS encoding T9SS type A sorting domain-containing protein; its protein translation is MKSVALWALLPVVLYVLLPALPVYAQDEVHPCWTMEYLDILKKQDPSLDGKMRWQEEVLQSTLRDQRSAAQNSLRKTTAVITIPVVVHIVYNTPAQNIPDQRVYDQIAITNRDFAGLNPHSMYMFPHSLKADMEIQYCLAQKAPDGSPTTGIERVYTTKTMFTGDSIKYTRLLGTDAWDPTIYMNIWVCNTSGVCWGRFPGTGVTDAYGVVMHHGYFGYIDSTLNMGSGGVTTHELGHCLDLRHTWGDDGTACTGSDMAADTPNEAGYTSGYHTGLLTDVCSPVSPGIMYMNFMDYTSDRVLANFTPDQKARAQACFASPSGPLLPLLASTACSAPSSCEVPTSLKAGSLTRTKATVSWTAMVNSIGYNVRYRKVGTTTWSSTSSPTNSKQLTGLIKNTFYEFQVQNICSSTSAYSPSKTFQTPKTGPAKENSINETEPPEVFTLFPNPTADYTNLFYTLTETGLVSIHVFNSAGADVDYIAPTHLQDAGTYTFQYNVSHLPAGMYFIRITAGPNSSTRLLTIRR
- a CDS encoding proline--tRNA ligase, whose amino-acid sequence is MRLTKYFVPTLKEIPADAQMPSHQLMLRAGMIRPLSAGIYSLLPFGYRVWKKVMNIIREEMDAIGGQEFHLPALNPVEIWEETGRVEAFGDTMFHLKNRDYVLAPTHEEIMTSIARAFVKSYKDMPQIWYQIQTKFRNEPRPKSGVIRGRQFTMKDAYSLDATQEGLDESYRKHHDAYCRIYARCGLTFFVVGASSGAMGGSGSEEFMVESDAGEDLCAFNLESGYAANIEVATSGIPAIGRVADPGPAEKFATPTAKSIDDLVEQYDIEETRCAKSLVYFADEKPYLIFMCGNDQLNEAKLQGALGAAHVRPARDEELAGLTGADSGSIGPINLASAITQIADTRIAHANGMVSGANENGFHYRNIDLDRDANISAYHDLRTVVEGEPDPRGGKPLSVKKAIEVGHIFKLGTKYSQAMRATFLDEKGEEHPIIMGSYGIGVERVVACHIEQRHDADGIVWHPSVAPFDLQLTALKIESDTVREHAEKLYQEFGAAGLDVLFDDRAGVSPGFKFKDADLLGLPLNVIAGEKHLKDGNVEIKVRRTGERVIAQVSDAVRVCGELLDKLKNDTADIS
- a CDS encoding metallophosphoesterase family protein; this encodes MRFLAFADIHGRFDTVLRIVDAEHCDGVLLAGDLTARSIGEVEHGVRELFARGKWVLGVAGNIDTRSTDHLLESFEASINGEGRLIGDIGFFGASGGPITTLRMPYELTETQLLEEAERGYAEVRSARKTVFVPHAPPYGTRLDLTREGRHAGSTAVREFIEARLPDLVVCGHIHEARGIEYIDGSTIVNCGSAAEGSYCVIDLGDELRVEMRTLEEPSAN